A window of Prionailurus bengalensis isolate Pbe53 chromosome E1, Fcat_Pben_1.1_paternal_pri, whole genome shotgun sequence genomic DNA:
TCTTGCCCGAGGCTGGGGGCCTGCAGTGTCTCCCCGTTGGAGCTCAGTATTCAAGGGTCTAGAGAAATAGGGACACCTCTCTGCCCAGGCTAGGCCTCGCAGAACCCGGGGGGGGACTGAAGTGTGGGAGAAAGGAGGACTTTGAACTGCTCTGATGTGGTCTCCTGGACCGTGGCTTCTCCTGCGGCTGGATGGCCTGGCCAGGCCTGACCGAAGACAGACCAGAACATTCTGGAATATGGGAAGGGGGATCCTTTGCTCTGTCTCAAGTCACCtcctgagggagacagagaggccaCACCCCACCCCACGGTGGCCTAAGGGAGCTAAGGAGAATCCCCATTTACTATGGGGCTGGAGCCCCACACTCTAGAAAGCCAAGTTTTTAAAGGACCCTCCATTGATGGTGGAGCTGGCCTTTGGGAAGAGGGTGGCATCTTCTTGGGCCTTGGCCTTACTGCCTTCATGTGTGCACGCGTGTCAGTCAGAGTGTGTCTGAGCGACGTCTGGGCCTCTCACATCCAGGCTCCCGTCCGTGTGACAGTCTCTCCGTGGTCTCTGCCTGTGCAGGCCTGTTTGGGGTTGCCCAGCAACTGCTTTGGCGCTGGGTATGTCTGCCGTATGGGTGTGAGTAGATTGAGAATTAGTAGTTGAATCacgagggggtgtgtgtgtgtgcgtgcacacacgtgtgttcGCCTCCCCGCGTAGGCGCGAGGGGCCTGTGGAGGCCTGGGGCGCCAGGGGCTTCCTGGTGAAAGGTAAGAGAAGTCACTGGGCCCCGCCGGCCCTTGGAGGCCTGTGCAGAACTCTTGGTTGCTAAGGCAACCGTGGGCCTGTTGCTAGGAGAGAGCTGGGAAGGCCCAAGGCGgcccagggcagaggggagaTGAACAGAGGAGGCCGGGAGCGTTGGGGGAGGATGTGGTTTCTGGGTCCCCGAGGGATGGGATCCTCACGCACGAGTTCTTCACggtgggaggcgggggcggggggggggggggcgggctcaCTCGCTGTTTATCGCGGGTCACGAacttacaagaagaaaaataaaattgctttttggAACCTCAAACTTGTAAAGGCTGCTGCtgagggccagggtgggggtggggggcactgccCCTTTGCAGCAGAAGCCCTGCGTTCTCTGCCCAGTCTTCTTCTGGCCCCCAGTTCCTTGGGCCCCTGCTTTGCCCTAGCCAGAGACGGAGCGGTGGTGCTGTTCCAGAATGCTCTAGAACCCCGAACCCCGGCTGTTCCGGAACAGTCTAGAACCTCTGGGCAAAGGGTTGGATCCAGGATCGAAGCATTCCAGGCCTTCCCAGCCTACATGGGGCCAGCCTCCCTGTGCCACCCGCTAGCGGGCCTCATGTGGACGCTGGCACTAGGTGGGGTCTTCCTGGCAACCGCCCAGGCCTGTGTCCTCTGTCACCTCTCAGACCGTGACCTGTCGGGCCGCCTGGCTCGACTCTGCAACCAGGTGAAGGCTCGGTGGGAGACCTGTGAGGCCTCCTGGACCTTCCCGGCCTTTGCCTTAGGTAGGATCAGACATCCAGGGCCCGGCCCGGCAGCATGTGGCTTCCCAGCTGAGCCCTTCGGCCACCACCTGAGTCCCCAGCCCTGGGAAAGTCAGGAAAGAGTCACAGGTCCTTGCCTGTCTCCACAGATGAGGTGTCCACAAACAAAGTCATAGAGAAGACTCACAGAGTCCTGAGGGTCATGGGTGAGATCAAGGGCGAAGGCATGACCCAGGGGCTTGGATGGGCaccagggagggggatgggaggagggacctggggagtcagggaagggTGCAAGGCAGGTGGAGACGACGGGAAGGTGTAACCGGGGAGGCGCTGGGTGAAGCGTGGGAGGTACGCCTGCCCTGGGGAGGCCCTGGGCAATACAGCTGCCCTCTGTCTCCCCAGAGATCAAAGGGTCTCCCTCCTCACTCCCTTTATATTGGCAATGGCTGCAAAAGGTCAAGTTTCCCGAGTACACCAGGGAAGGTACTGACGCGGGCAGGGACCGGGGCACCCGGGCTGTCCGGTGAAGGGGTGTGTGGCTGAgtgtctcctctccccccacccctccttgtcTCTGGTTTCAGCTTTCTGTGCTCCCGCCTGCCGTGAGTAGAAAAGGGAAGGGGTAGGTGAGGACGGGGGACCCGAGGAGAGCCTGGCGGTGGTCCCGGAGGGAGTGGGGTACTCTGGAAGGTGGGAGCCGGGACTCCCCCGCCCCAGCTCCGGCCCCGCCGTCTCCTGCAGGGGGCAGCACCGTCCTGTACAACTGTTCCACCTGCCAGAGCTTTGCCGTGCACTGCTGGCCTCTAAAGCGCTGCCTCCCAGGTTCCGCTCCCCGCCCTCGCCTCACCCCTGCTCAGATCTCTGATCTcgggctcccccccaccccgctccgcCACAAGGACAAGCGAGGTCCCCAGGATCACTCACTGCTTCCTGGGTTCCCTGCAGGAAGTCACGATCTTCGGGAAGCCAGGATTCTGCTCCTCTCTGTGTTCATAACTGTCCTGCTCCTGGGCGTGCTGAGCCTCGTGGTGGAGTGAGTGGGCAGGTGGCGGGTGTGGCCTCGCCACCCTTGACCCCCCAGCACCTTCTACCACCGTCCCTGTGCCCTCTCCTCCCGgctgcctgccctgcccctctcAGGCCCCCCATTCTCTGTGTCCCCTCAGGTCCAGACACCTCAAAGCAAAAAGTGACATGTGAAGacagcctcccagcccccacgTCCTTTGGAAGGGACCCGCCAGCCCCTCACTTCCAATCCCAAAGGCTCAGCCTTCCAGACCCTAAACCCAGCCGCCTCCGTGATCCCAGTGTCAGATGGCCTCCAGGGGCCCAGGCACCCACAGCTGGAAAGTTCCTCCCCTCTGGCCCTCAACTAATCAGCCAGAAGCAGTCACTGATTCCAGGAAAATGGCTACAGGAGGAAAgaaccccctccacacacacacacacacacacacacaccgccgcCCCCACACCCCCTTCTGCCTGTTCTCGGAAAGCGGGGGCTGTTTGCCCCAGAAGCTGCTCTTGGCCCTCCTCTGACTGATTGGGAATCCGGGAACGAGGGTTCTGGAAAACTCCCTCCCTTTAGAGTGGCGACCACATCAGTCAGCCTGCTGGCATGCTATCCCTCCATTTAACATTGTGAAGCCTTGGCCTCCCACAGAGGCCTCCCTCCTGCCAAGATCAAGTAAACCTGCTTTTCAGTGGCCTCCGCCCGGGCCTGGCCTCTGTCTACAActggggagggcggaggggggaCGGGAGACTCGGTGTGGCACAACAGTTCTCaactgggtggggggtggatttTACACCCCAAGAGACGTTcggcaacatctggagacattttttattgCTTCGATCGGGGGATGTGCTACTGACATTTAGGGGGTACACACGAGCAATGCCGCTGGCACCTTATGATGAACGTGGGCGTCCTCTGCGACACCGAGTTGATCTGCCCGACACCTCCGTCGTGTGTGGTTCAGAGACCCTGGCGTTTAGTCCGCTGGCTATCAGGAGCTTTGGGTTGGGTAGATGGACAAGGAAACATAAAGAGAGGCCTGTCGTCAACCCCAAGTCTCCGTCGGAGGGGCTGGGCCTGGAAGGGATCCTGACACACACCTAGCCCGGTGGTTTTCAAACTGGGTATCTAGAGGCTCCAGGGCAAAGGTTCTCATCCGGCTGCACATCGAAGTCACCTGGGCCTTAGGTCCAGAGATTCTGAATTTAGTGGTGTGAGGGGGGGCCTCAGTGAATCTAACTTACAACCAGCCAGGGCTAGCACCGTTGTTTTTGGGGTGTCCATAAGGgtcctggggatggggagggtgcCTACTCCTTCTAGGAAAGTACATTCGATATTATTGTACACATTCTGGTCCAATCCCTTCATTTTATaccaaaaggagggaaggaaagaaggagggaggaaggaaggagggaggaaggaaggagggaaggaagaagaaag
This region includes:
- the TMEM95 gene encoding sperm-egg fusion protein TMEM95 isoform X1; translation: MWFLGPRGMGSSRTSSSRWEAGAGGGGAGSLAVYRGSRTYKKKNKIAFWNLKLVKAAAEGQGGGGGHCPFAAEALRSLPSLLLAPSSLGPCFALARDGAVVLFQNALEPRTPAVPEQSRTSGQRVGSRIEAFQAFPAYMGPASLCHPLAGLMWTLALGGVFLATAQACVLCHLSDRDLSGRLARLCNQVKARWETCEASWTFPAFALDEVSTNKVIEKTHRVLRVMEIKGSPSSLPLYWQWLQKVKFPEYTREAFCAPACRGSTVLYNCSTCQSFAVHCWPLKRCLPGSHDLREARILLLSVFITVLLLGVLSLVVESRHLKAKSDM
- the TMEM95 gene encoding sperm-egg fusion protein TMEM95 isoform X2, with the protein product MWFLGPRGMGSSRTSSSRWEAGAGGGGAGSLAVYRGSRTYKKKNKIAFWNLKLVKAAAEGQGGGGGHCPFAAEALRSLPSLLLAPSSLGPCFALARDGAVVLFQNALEPRTPAVPEQSRTSGQRVGSRIEAFQAFPAYMGPASLCHPLAGLMWTLALGGVFLATAQACVLCHLSDRDLSGRLARLCNQVKARWETCEASWTFPAFALDEVSTNKVIEKTHRVLRVMEIKGSPSSLPLYWQWLQKVKFPEYTREAFCAPACPPAPPSPAGGSTVLYNCSTCQSFAVHCWPLKRCLPGSHDLREARILLLSVFITVLLLGVLSLVVESRHLKAKSDM